The Calditerrivibrio nitroreducens DSM 19672 genome window below encodes:
- the mfd gene encoding transcription-repair coupling factor produces the protein MIIKEYSGLWGASRSYFFSKIVNKDKRYLVICDDFLYERLLNELSFFLTRNKLSPFPSYMHEPFEKSRILPSIVGERITTLLNLLDGKPAVVFTNIYAVAKKLPPKETIISSICHIKKNGSFDRDELIYYLDYLGFIHVEIVTDPGEYSFRGSIVDFYPVNNDLPLRVEFFDDEIENIFEYNLETQKRVNELREFLIIPATEGIYDLDEFKKAVKNTPIEEKAEIYGKFAGHHWYAPLIYQNMYQLFDFLNDFDIIYIGEGIQKEIDRFYSRLSDCAAEYEIPEGLFRANFIMKNDLYEYLSDREVVVLSEVISEGSIKNPEYKSTQFLIPPTKNSYQALSNMVEIFKKNRENGIATVFSTESEKFQNVTKDFFRDYEIDVYYPINHSEISKERLNIYPYAITGGFFNEKDKLVLLRDEEIFGFVRRGRKKEKKEVFRTNISDLEPGDYVVHIDYGIGIFRGLEHKTIGGIEGDYIAIEYEGGELLFVSLENISHIQKYIGKGDVAVKLNSLQNTRWKKLKEQAQKSAKKVAIDLLKLYAERKAKLGFSFKDDGTFMKIIEDSFEYDETEDQINAIRDVIADMESEKAMDRLICGDVGFGKTEVAIRAACKCCASGKQVALLAPTTILVKQHFETFKRRFSNLPFKIEYVSRFKSKKEINETLRKVANGEIDIIIGTHRLLSNDVSFHDLGLLIIDEEQRFGVAHKEKIKNLKSNIDVLAMSATPIPRTLQFSLAGIRDISIIETPPEERLPVLTNIINNEEDVKKAIIHELKRGGQVYYLYNDLSKIEEKAYSIKSMLPEAEVAIAHGQMDPEKVEKTLDAFYDGKIDVLVCSTIIENGIDIPNVNTIIIDGADKFGLSQLYQLKGRVGRSRVRGYCYLYIRNFNVLSTIAKKRLKIIQQMSELGSGFKIASYDLQLRGAGELLGAEQSGHISSIGYELYIQMINDAVKELRGNSENIIETEIQSTIPYFIPADYILEPSERMRWYNRLTNIDKQLFNQYLEELTFNYGDPPPPVLNLLKTIYLKSIASRIGIKKITIMNKQIKFTLEQNNKLDLQKMLNIFSELKLKGNFAQDNSLLIYSESPLDNGIVVVEYLCE, from the coding sequence GTGATAATTAAAGAATACTCTGGCCTCTGGGGGGCTTCACGATCCTACTTTTTTTCAAAGATCGTTAACAAAGATAAACGATATCTAGTGATATGTGATGATTTTCTGTATGAAAGATTATTAAATGAATTGAGCTTTTTTTTAACCAGGAATAAGCTTTCCCCATTTCCATCATACATGCATGAACCTTTTGAAAAGTCGAGAATATTACCATCAATTGTTGGTGAAAGAATTACAACTTTACTTAATCTTCTGGATGGTAAACCAGCCGTAGTATTTACAAACATATATGCCGTTGCCAAAAAACTTCCTCCCAAAGAGACAATAATTTCTTCAATATGCCATATTAAAAAAAATGGCAGCTTTGATAGGGATGAGTTGATATATTACCTCGATTACTTAGGTTTCATACATGTGGAGATTGTGACTGATCCTGGGGAATATTCTTTTAGGGGTAGCATAGTGGACTTTTACCCCGTGAATAATGATCTCCCATTGAGGGTGGAGTTTTTCGATGACGAGATTGAAAATATATTTGAATACAATCTTGAGACGCAAAAAAGGGTCAATGAATTAAGAGAGTTTCTGATTATTCCAGCAACAGAAGGGATCTACGATCTGGATGAATTCAAAAAGGCTGTAAAAAATACTCCGATAGAGGAAAAAGCTGAAATCTACGGGAAATTTGCAGGGCACCACTGGTATGCCCCGCTGATCTACCAAAATATGTATCAGCTGTTCGATTTTTTAAATGACTTTGATATTATCTACATAGGTGAGGGGATTCAGAAAGAGATTGATCGGTTTTATAGCAGGTTGAGTGATTGTGCCGCTGAATATGAGATACCAGAAGGTCTTTTCCGTGCTAACTTCATCATGAAGAATGATCTTTATGAATATCTATCAGATAGAGAGGTAGTAGTTTTATCCGAGGTTATTTCTGAAGGATCTATTAAAAACCCAGAGTATAAGAGTACTCAATTTTTGATCCCTCCCACCAAAAATAGCTATCAGGCTCTTTCAAATATGGTGGAGATTTTTAAGAAAAATAGAGAAAATGGTATAGCTACCGTATTTTCCACTGAGAGCGAGAAATTCCAGAATGTCACAAAGGATTTTTTTAGAGATTACGAAATCGATGTTTACTACCCTATCAATCATTCTGAAATTAGCAAAGAAAGATTGAATATCTATCCTTATGCCATAACCGGGGGATTTTTTAATGAAAAGGATAAGCTTGTCCTATTAAGGGATGAAGAGATATTCGGTTTTGTTAGAAGAGGGAGAAAAAAAGAGAAGAAAGAGGTTTTTCGCACAAATATAAGTGATCTGGAGCCCGGCGACTATGTTGTTCACATAGACTATGGTATTGGCATATTCAGGGGACTTGAACATAAAACTATTGGTGGCATAGAAGGTGATTATATAGCCATTGAGTATGAAGGGGGAGAGCTACTCTTTGTATCTTTAGAAAATATCTCCCACATACAGAAGTATATCGGTAAGGGGGATGTGGCTGTAAAGCTAAACTCCTTACAAAATACCAGATGGAAAAAATTAAAAGAGCAGGCCCAGAAAAGCGCAAAAAAAGTTGCCATCGATCTATTGAAATTATATGCCGAGAGGAAGGCAAAGCTCGGTTTTTCATTTAAAGATGATGGGACGTTTATGAAGATTATAGAGGATAGCTTTGAATACGATGAGACAGAAGATCAGATAAATGCCATCAGGGACGTTATTGCAGACATGGAAAGTGAAAAGGCAATGGACAGGCTAATATGTGGGGATGTGGGGTTTGGTAAGACGGAAGTTGCAATAAGGGCGGCCTGTAAATGTTGTGCATCTGGAAAACAGGTGGCATTACTTGCCCCAACGACAATTCTGGTAAAGCAGCATTTTGAAACGTTTAAAAGGAGATTTTCAAATCTTCCCTTTAAGATAGAATACGTATCAAGATTTAAATCTAAGAAAGAGATAAATGAAACCCTCCGAAAGGTTGCCAATGGGGAGATAGATATAATAATAGGTACCCACAGACTGCTATCAAATGACGTGAGTTTTCACGATTTAGGGCTTCTTATCATAGATGAGGAGCAGCGATTTGGGGTAGCCCACAAAGAGAAGATCAAAAATCTAAAAAGCAATATAGATGTGCTTGCCATGAGTGCCACTCCAATACCAAGGACGCTCCAGTTTTCTCTGGCGGGAATAAGGGACATAAGCATCATCGAAACACCTCCGGAAGAAAGATTGCCTGTACTTACAAATATTATCAATAACGAAGAGGATGTAAAAAAGGCGATTATTCATGAACTAAAAAGGGGGGGGCAGGTCTACTACCTCTATAACGACCTTTCAAAAATTGAAGAAAAAGCATATTCAATAAAAAGTATGCTTCCGGAGGCGGAAGTGGCCATAGCTCATGGACAGATGGATCCTGAAAAAGTGGAGAAGACGCTTGATGCGTTTTATGATGGTAAGATCGATGTACTTGTCTGTTCTACGATTATAGAAAACGGCATTGATATACCAAACGTAAATACCATAATTATTGATGGGGCTGATAAATTCGGACTCTCACAGCTTTACCAGTTGAAGGGCAGGGTGGGTAGATCAAGGGTGAGGGGGTATTGTTATCTCTATATCAGAAATTTCAATGTATTAAGTACCATTGCCAAAAAAAGATTAAAGATTATTCAGCAGATGTCTGAATTGGGCAGTGGATTTAAAATTGCATCCTACGATCTTCAATTACGGGGGGCAGGGGAGCTTTTGGGTGCCGAACAATCCGGGCATATTTCAAGCATAGGATATGAACTTTATATCCAGATGATAAATGATGCTGTAAAAGAATTACGGGGTAATAGTGAGAATATTATAGAAACAGAGATCCAGTCCACCATACCATATTTTATCCCTGCTGATTATATTCTGGAACCATCTGAAAGGATGCGTTGGTACAATAGGCTGACTAATATCGATAAACAGTTGTTCAATCAATATCTGGAAGAGCTTACATTTAACTATGGTGATCCTCCCCCTCCTGTGTTGAATCTTTTGAAAACTATTTACCTTAAGTCGATCGCTTCACGGATTGGGATAAAAAAGATTACTATAATGAACAAACAGATAAAATTCACATTAGAACAGAATAACAAACTGGATCTCCAAAAGATGTTAAACATATTTAGTGAATTAAAGCTAAAAGGGAACTTTGCTCAGGACAATTCCCTGCTTATCTACTCCGAATCCCCACTGGATAACGGTATAGTGGTGGTGGAGTATTTATGTGAATAG